From a single Nicotiana tomentosiformis chromosome 2, ASM39032v3, whole genome shotgun sequence genomic region:
- the LOC138904935 gene encoding pentatricopeptide repeat-containing protein At5g57250, mitochondrial-like, giving the protein MDVVDYSIVIDGLCKGGNIDRSLDLCNFAKNKGISFNTVTYNSAINGLCRQGCMVEAFRLFDSLERNDIGPSEITYSILIDALSKEGLLADARRLFEEMFLKNLRPSNRIYNSLIDGCSKLGQIQETLKLLTPDEFTVSAVLNSYCQKGDMEEALGFFSEFKMKGILPDFLGFMYLVRGLCDKGRMEESRCILREMLQSKSVIDLLGRVEIQIETESIGSFLSLLCERGSIQEAVTILNEAVSMFFPARRGCGAWNLLGKLEEPYNGGEMDIDSRSRQSWMPEKASNNRHDQDTQIAQLLDFNSYYSCIALLCSKGECDKANEVAKVITGFT; this is encoded by the coding sequence ATGGATGTGGTTGACTACTCAATTGTTATTGACGGCCTTTGCAAAGGAGGAAATATTGACAGGTCATTAGATCTCTGTAATTTTGCCAAGAATAAGGGAATTTCTTTCAATACTGTAACCTATAACTCAGCTATCAATGGGTTGTGTCGTCAAGGGTGCATGGTTGAGGCTTTTCGGTTATTTGATTCTTTAGAAAGGAATGATATAGGTCCTTCAGAAATCACGTATAGTATACTCATTGATGCTTTGTCAAAAGAAGGTCTTTTAGCCGATGCTAGGAGGTTGTTTGAGGAAATGTTCCTGAAGAATCTTAGACCGAGTAATCGTATATACAATTCATTAATCGATGGATGCAGCAAGTTAGGTCAAATCCAGGAAACTTTGAAGCTTCTCACACCAGATGAATTCACTGTCAGTGCAGTACTTAACAGCTATTGTCAGAAGGGTGACATGGAGGAAGCTCTTGGGTTCTTTTCTGAGTTCAAAATGAAAGGCATACTACCTGATTTCTTGGGTTTCATGTACTTGGTGAGAGGCTTATGTGATAAAGGAAGGATGGAAGAATCCCGATGCATTTTGAGAGAGATGCTTCAATCAAAATCCGTCATTGATCTTCTTGGCAGAGTTGAAATCCAAATCGAGACAGAGTCTATTGGAAGTTTTCTTTCTCTATTGTGTGAGCGAGGAAGCATACAAGAGGCAGTTACTATTCTGAATGAAGCGGTATCCATGTTTTTCCCTGCTAGAAGGGGGTGTGGTGCTTGGAATTTATTAGGAAAACTCGAAGAGCCTTATAATGGGGGAGAGATGGATATAGACTCAAGATCACGTCAGAGTTGGATGCCTGAGAAGGCATCAAACAACCGTCATGACCAAGACACTCAAATAGCCCAGTTGCTCGACTTCAATTCTTACTATTCCTGTATTGCTTTATTGTGTTCAAAAGGGGAGTGTGATAAGGCTAATGAAGTGGCTAAAGTTATTACTGGTTTCACATAG
- the LOC138906509 gene encoding uncharacterized protein: protein MDTHSVFALSKKFKTRLSSPEKMMTESENQAVPMVTANASTSRTPALAPAKKPGKFFGIDFKRWQQKMFFYLTTLCLQKFIKEDVPDLPDKTPENERFLVIEAWKHSDFLCKNYILSGLDDNLYNVYISVETSKELCNALEKKYKTEDAGMKKFVAAKFLDYKMVDSKSVITQVQELHVIIHDLLAEGLVINEAFQVAAMIEKLPPLWKDFKNYLKHKRKKMSLEDLIVRLRIEEDNKAAERRGRGNLTIMRANIVEANKKRKKASGPKHNPSKKRFSGNCYNCGKTGHKSTEYRAPKKDKKRGQANMVVNYDDVDNLCAMLSECNLVGNPKLW, encoded by the exons ATGGATACGCATAGcgtcttcgcactatcgaagaaatttaaaacaagactctcttcaccag aaaaaatgatgactgaaagcgaaaaccaagctgttccgatggtaactgccaacgcatcgacaagccgaacaccggcgttggcaccggcaaaaaaacccggaaaatttttcgggattgatttcaagcgctggcagcagaagatgttcttctatctaactacgttatgtctacagaagttcatcaaggaagatgttcctgatctgccagataaaactccagagaatgaacgctttctcgtgattgaagcgtggaagcattctgattttttatgcaagaattatattcttagcggattggatgataatctgtataatgtatacattAGCGTGGAGACCTCAAAAGAATTGTgtaatgcgcttgaaaagaaatataaaactgaagatgccgggatgaagaaattcgttgccgcaaaatttttggactacaaaatggtagatagcaaatctgttattacccaagtccaggaattgcacgtgattattcatgatctacttgctgaaggtcttgtcatcaacgaagcattccaagtagcagcaatgattgagaagttgcctccgttgtggaaggacttcaaaaattatttgaaacacaaacgaaagaaaatgtcccttgaagatctcattgttcggttaagaatcgaagaggacaataaagctgctgaaaggagaggccgtggaaatttaacaataatgagagcaaatattgttgaagctaacaaaaagaggaagaaggcttctggtccgaaacacaacccaagcaagaagcggttcagtggaaactgctacaactgtggaaaaactggacacaagtctacggagtatcgtgctccgaagaaagacaagaaaagaggtcaagcaaacatggtagtaaactatgatgatgttgataacttgtgtgccatgctttctgaatgtaacttggtgggaaatcccaAACTGTGGtag